The proteins below are encoded in one region of Paenisporosarcina cavernae:
- a CDS encoding GNAT family N-acetyltransferase, producing the protein MTYKVQPIDDLTTLDVSPLVSKSEEEGYRFLSRLVHDYEDGSNRFDKQGEALLGVWDDNGELVAIGGLNVNPYSAEAGQARLRRFYTLPQVRRKGVGSLLLKELVTRAKENFTEINLRTDSAKADAFYRANGFTETHDTPDVTHRLVL; encoded by the coding sequence ATGACGTACAAAGTTCAACCAATCGATGACTTAACAACGCTTGATGTTTCCCCATTAGTTTCGAAAAGTGAAGAAGAAGGGTACCGCTTTTTATCACGACTTGTACATGATTACGAAGATGGATCCAACCGATTTGATAAACAAGGAGAAGCATTGCTAGGTGTGTGGGATGATAACGGAGAATTAGTGGCCATAGGAGGTTTAAATGTGAATCCCTATAGCGCAGAAGCAGGACAGGCAAGACTGCGACGTTTCTACACGTTACCTCAAGTTCGACGAAAGGGCGTCGGTTCTCTTTTATTAAAAGAACTGGTAACACGAGCAAAGGAGAATTTCACAGAAATTAATTTACGAACAGATTCTGCAAAAGCAGACGCATTTTATCGTGCGAATGGATTTACGGAAACGCACGATACACCAGATGTCACGCATCGATTAGTGCTTTGA